TGCCGACCGAAAAAGTCATCAGGGCGGCGAGGGGCAGCCAGGGCAACGGGGCGCCCAGCACCAGCGCGGGCAGGGCGAGCGGCAGCGCGTAGGCGACGTTGCTCAGCCCGTCGAGAAGGGGTCGGCCCTTCAGGCGCAGGGGGGGCAGGCTGTAGAGGGCGAACAACACGACCGCCAGCAGGAGCAGGACGCTGGCGGCAGGCGGCAGCAGCAGCGCGAGCGCCAGCAGAAAGGGCGCGTTCAGCGCCAGAATCGCCCGGAGCAGCGGGCTCCCTTCCCCGGCGGTCAGCCGCGCCCCCTGCCACCCCCCCTTGCGGGCGGACAGCGCGTCCTCCTCACGGTCCGCGAGGTCGTTCAGCCCGTAGATCAGCAGGTTAAAGGGCAGGGTCAGGTAGGCCAGCAGCACCAGCAGACCGGGGTGGAGGGTGTAGAGGTGCCCGGTCAGCCACAGGCCCGTCACCAGCGTGCCCACCGTGTTCACCCACAAGGCGGGGCGGGCCACGGCCAGCAGTCGCCGCAGGGGCAGTCGGGCGGGAAGGGTCAGGGGACGCATGGCGGTGTTCGGACGCGCGGAGGGGCGCGGACAAGCCGCATTGTAGAGGGGAAGGTGTCAGGCCGCCGGGACAGATGCCGGGGCAGGCCCGGACCAGCGGCACGGCACAGGCGGGGGGCCTCCAAAGGCCGCAGACCTCGCCATCAGACGCCAAGATGGCCCGCTCCAGGGAACGCCTTCCCCCGCCTCTGATTCTTCCTCCGGCGGAACCTGCTGGCCTGCGCGCCCGGGTCAAACAGGGGTGATCCTGATTCGGCCCGCAGGCGGATCAGAGGCTCTCGGGCAACTCCTGAAGGTACGTGAGGGGCAGGTTGGACGTTCCCTGCTTGAAGGCGGCGAGGTAACCGGCGACGGTGCCGCCCGCCCGCTCGACCAGCCGCGCCAGTGCCCTGGCGGTCCCGCCCGAGGCCACCACGTCCTGCACGATGGTCACGCGCTTGCCTTTCAGGCGGGCGGCGTGCGGGCCGTCGAGCCACAGCGTCTCGGCCACGCCGAGCGTCATGCTGGGGACATCCTGGATCAGCGGGTCCTGCATGTAGGTGCGGCGTTTCTTGCGGGCCACCACGTACGGCAGCCCCGAGCGGTCGCTGATCTCGTGCGTGAGCGGCAGCGCGTTGGTCACGACCGTGAGCAGCACCTCGGTGCCCGGCGGGATCAGGGGGAGCATCGCCTGGGCCGCCGCGTTGGTGAACTCGCTGTCGCCGATGAACTCCACCAGCGGCACGCGCCCCACGCTGCCGACGCGCACGGTGGGAAGTTCGCGGGTCACGTCACCGACCGTAACGCGGAGGCTGTTCCTGTCAAGCTGAGTCACGCCGCCTACCCTACCCGAAGTGCGTTCTCAGGTGTACAGCGGCAGGTGTCCCAGCGCGGTCACTTCCGGGCGCTCCTGGCCCTCGGTGAAGACGGCGACAACGGCCGCGACCTCGCCGCCGACCTCCTCGATGATCTGACGCAGGGAATTGAGGGTGCCGCCGCTCGATACCACGTCGTCCACGATGGCGACCTTGTGACCCCGGATCTTGGGCACGTCGAAGCCGTCGAGGACCAGCAGCTGGGGCTTGCCGGTGGTGATGCTGACGACCTCGCGGGCGACGGGGTCCACCATGTAGGGCTTCTGGGTCTTGCGGATCACGACGTAGGGTTTGCCCGTCTCGCGGCTGATCACGTGGGCGAGGCCGAGCGCCTTGACCTCCGGCGTGACCAGCACGTCGACCTCGGGGGGCAGCAGCCGGGCCAGCTCGCGCCCGGCGGCCTCCGTGACCTCGGTGTCGCCCAGCATGTTGAAGAGGGCCACGCTGACACCGGGGGCCACCGGCACGACCGGCAATTCACGGGTGACGTTCCCGACCTCGACCTTGTGCGTTCTCACGCGGCTGAGTGTACCCCTCCGGTCGGGCGGCCGGGGCGTGGAGCGCGCCTCAGTCCTGCGGCCTGCCGCCCGGATAGTCCACGATCTCCGCGATGCCCTGTCCCTCCAGGCGGGTGATGAAGCCCGCCTCCTCGCGGTAGGCCAGTCCGCTGTCCAGCGCGACGCACAGGTGGCCCGCGTAGACCACCGGGCGGCCAGGGCCCTGTTCGGTTGCGTAGCCCTGCTCGTCCAGCAGGATGGACACGGGCGTATGGCCGTGGGCGAGCCGCTCACCACCGAAGGCCGTCAGCAGGTGCCGGGCGACCTGCTCGCTCCCGGGGGCCACGAAGGCCAGGCGGTCGGCAAAGGCGTTGGCGAAATGGCCCCAGACTTCCGGCGAGTCACTTTGCAGGAGCCGCGCGACGTGGGCGTTCACGGCGTCCACGCTCCGGCCCAGGTGCAGGTACATCGGGGTATCGGCGTGCAGCAGCAGCCAGCGGCCCGCGCGGGCCAGGGCAGGGCGGACGGCCAGCCAGGCCTGATCGGCGGCATCCAGCCGGGCGGCGTCGCTGACCTGCCCGCCGTTCGAGAGCCAGTATTCCCGGAAGCCGTACTGATCGTGCGGGTCACGCCGCGCGAACCGCAGGGCCGCCAGGAGCATCACCTCATGGTTGCCCAGCAGCGCCGTGACGCAGCCGCCCGCCGCCCGGGCCTCCGTCTCCAACCTGCGGATCAGCCGCACGACTCCCGCGCCGTCCGGCCCCCGGTCGAGGTAGTCGCCGAGAAAGACCAAGTGCGAGGTTCCGCCCGTCCAGCGGTCGTCCGTGCCGAGCAGGCCCGCGCGGCGCAGCAGCGTCCGCAGCTTGTCGAGCGCCCCGTGAACGTCGCCCATCACCCACAGGCCCCCCGTGGGGGCGCGCAGCAGTTCGCCGGGCAGGGTCACGCGCCCTCCCCGACCTGTGCCCGGAGAACCCGGAAGTAGGCCCGCGTGGCCTCGCCCACCTCCCCCGGCAGCGCCGCGAGGGGCCACCAGGCGACCTGCGCGGCGTCGTCTCCGGCCCGGGGCCGATCCTCGGGGTGCTGGCCCTCCCCCTGCCGCGCCACGTACAGCACCGTCACCCAGGCGACCACGTTGCCGTCGGGGTAGGTGTGGCGGTGCGCCTCCCCGCTGAACACGCCCAGCAGGGTGAGGGGTCCGGCGATCAGGCCGGTTTCCTCGTGCAGTTCGCGGCGGGCGGCGGCCTCCACTTCCTCGCCCACGTTCACGCCGCCCCCGGGGAGGTCCCACAGGCCATTGTCCCCCCGGCGGATCAGCAGGACTTCACCCTGGCCGCTTAGCACGGCGATGCCCGCGCCGACCTGCTGGCAGACCTTGCC
The window above is part of the Deinococcus metallilatus genome. Proteins encoded here:
- a CDS encoding UbiA family prenyltransferase, with the protein product MRPLTLPARLPLRRLLAVARPALWVNTVGTLVTGLWLTGHLYTLHPGLLVLLAYLTLPFNLLIYGLNDLADREEDALSARKGGWQGARLTAGEGSPLLRAILALNAPFLLALALLLPPAASVLLLLAVVLFALYSLPPLRLKGRPLLDGLSNVAYALPLALPALVLGAPLPWLPLAALMTFSVGKHAFDAAQDVPADRLAGTRTVATTLGVRGTAAYALMWFLLAGALLWPLSRLTAAALWLVCGGMALALLRQPTPERAARLYPLSIVTPWLVGTVAGVPLVYLLARGLWP
- a CDS encoding metallophosphoesterase: MTLPGELLRAPTGGLWVMGDVHGALDKLRTLLRRAGLLGTDDRWTGGTSHLVFLGDYLDRGPDGAGVVRLIRRLETEARAAGGCVTALLGNHEVMLLAALRFARRDPHDQYGFREYWLSNGGQVSDAARLDAADQAWLAVRPALARAGRWLLLHADTPMYLHLGRSVDAVNAHVARLLQSDSPEVWGHFANAFADRLAFVAPGSEQVARHLLTAFGGERLAHGHTPVSILLDEQGYATEQGPGRPVVYAGHLCVALDSGLAYREEAGFITRLEGQGIAEIVDYPGGRPQD
- a CDS encoding phosphoribosyltransferase family protein, with translation MTQLDRNSLRVTVGDVTRELPTVRVGSVGRVPLVEFIGDSEFTNAAAQAMLPLIPPGTEVLLTVVTNALPLTHEISDRSGLPYVVARKKRRTYMQDPLIQDVPSMTLGVAETLWLDGPHAARLKGKRVTIVQDVVASGGTARALARLVERAGGTVAGYLAAFKQGTSNLPLTYLQELPESL
- a CDS encoding phosphoribosyltransferase family protein encodes the protein MRTHKVEVGNVTRELPVVPVAPGVSVALFNMLGDTEVTEAAGRELARLLPPEVDVLVTPEVKALGLAHVISRETGKPYVVIRKTQKPYMVDPVAREVVSITTGKPQLLVLDGFDVPKIRGHKVAIVDDVVSSGGTLNSLRQIIEEVGGEVAAVVAVFTEGQERPEVTALGHLPLYT
- a CDS encoding NUDIX domain-containing protein; translated protein: MTPVRVSVLQTLKRRGQRAGKVCQQVGAGIAVLSGQGEVLLIRRGDNGLWDLPGGGVNVGEEVEAAARRELHEETGLIAGPLTLLGVFSGEAHRHTYPDGNVVAWVTVLYVARQGEGQHPEDRPRAGDDAAQVAWWPLAALPGEVGEATRAYFRVLRAQVGEGA